A segment of the Streptomyces sp. P9-A2 genome:
CCTGTCGCGATGGGATCCCGAAGATCTCCAGGCTGTTGCTCTCGCACTCAACAGCAGGCCCCGCAAGACCCTCGGTTGGAAGACACCCGCCGAAGCCCTCAACGGGCATCTACTATCGATTCAGGAAGCCGGTGTTGCAACGACCGGTTGAGTCCGGGCAGTTCGCCCTCCTCCGGCAGCGTCGTACCGCCCGGGAAGAGGATGCGGGCACCGGTGTCCGCCCCCTGGTCCGGTGAGCTTCCCGGGGCGGGCCGGGTGAGCAGGGCGTAGCCGTGCCGCAGCGGAACCTGACGGCAGACGCTTTGGACGATGTCGTCCAGGGAGCGCGGGTCGGAGGCGTCAAGGAGGATCCGGGCCGCCGCCGGTGCCCTGGTCGCCAGGATCTGTGCCGCGTAGTCCGGCCAGCGCCATCCGTGGGCCTGGCCGACGAGGAGCAGCGGCACCGCGCGGCCCTGTGCGCGTGCGGCGTCGAGGGGGGCCAGAGTGGTGGTGAGGGCGCGGCGGACCGCGGGCTCCCACGCCTCGTCGGTGGCCCGGGGCACCCCGTGGGTTCCGTAGGGGGGCGTGAGACCGATACCGCCGGCCAGCAGGAAGGCGCGTTCCGCCGCCGCCGCGGGCAGCCAGGGCACGAGGTCCGGCCACCGCACGTCGCCGTTCGGGGAGTTGTGCGTCCACCCGGTTCCCTGCGGGCAACGGCCCAGCTCCCGCAGGGCCAGGCCGGCGGTGGAGACGCCGAGGACGCAGACGGCGTCGTACTCGCCGGCCGTGAGCGCGGTGAGCAGGGACACGGCACCGGCGGGGCTGCCCGCCCCGGCGTCCCTCCGCTCCCCCGCGCCGAGCGGGCCGAGGAGGCCGAAGGGGTCGAACGGGTCGAGGGAGCCGAAGGGGCGTGGACCGCGTACGGCCGCCGCCGGGGCGCGGCGGATCAGAGGACTCAGCCGACGGTCGACGGCGCCACCCGGCGTCGCTCCGCGGGAACGGCCGCCGGCCGCCAGGTACCGGGTCGCGAGAACGGCCGCGGACATGTCCCAGGAGCAGCAGGCCGCGATCTCCGCTTCCCGTGCCGCCGGGCCGGTGGCCGCCGCCGTCTCCGGCTCCCGGCCGCAGACTCCGCACCGCCTTCCGGCACCCCCCGACCAGCAGACGGGGCAGTGCCCGGGGGGCCCGGCGGCGGAGGGCCCGGCATCCCTGGACCACGGCCGGCCGCGCTCGGGTCCGTCGTGGCGGACGCGTGTCACCCGCGGCGCCCACGGGTCGCGGAAGGGCCCTCACTCATGGATGCCGGCCCTGTGTCCGGCCATCTGTCGTTGTGCACGGTTCCCCCTCGGACCGCCGTCCCCGCTGCCGCTCCGGGTACAGAACCCCTGGTCATGGTCTGCGAACTGAGGATGCGTCAGCGATCGTAGCGGGGCGCTCGCCCCGTTGTCCGGGGAAAAGACAGAATCCTTCGTTCTCTTTCCTGAAATGCAGGTACATCACGTGATGAGAAGATATGAACTGATTCAGTCGGTGGTCGAACGGTGTCCTCCTCCGAAGGCCAGCCGGCGTACCGTGCCGTCGAGTCCGACCGCGATCAGCCCGTCCTCGGCCGGACGCAGTCCCGAGACGGAAGGCAGTTCCCAGCGCCTCAGCAGGCGGCCGTCGTCGACGGCGAGCAGCCGGATCCCGCGCTGGTCGGCGACGCACACCGCGGAACCGTCCACCAGGACGTCCAGCGCACGTGGCGCCGCCCCACCGGTCGCCGGCGCCGTCCACAGCGGGTGGCCGTCCTCGGCGCCCAGCGCGGTGACCGAGCCCTCCGTGGTCGCGACCACGACAGCCCCGTCACAGCCGACGGCGGCGAGGTGCACGGTTCCGCCGGCCGGCGCCGCCCACACCGTCTCTCCTGTGGCACGGCACAGGGCGGTCACCGTGCCGTCCGCCCCCGGCACGACGACGGCGTCCTCCAGCGCCGTCACCCCCGCCGGGCCTGCGGCACGCGGATGCACGTCCCACAGCCGGCTCCCGTCGTCCATCCGCCGGCACACCACCTGGCCGCGATCGGTGCGGTAGACCACCGTGCCGACGGCGACCACCGCCCGTCCCGTCACGACTCCCGCGTCCTCGACGGCCCAGCCGCGGTCCCCGGAACGGAGGTCGAGGACGCGCACGCTCCGTCCCTCGGCGACGAAGAGCCGGTCCGGATCGTCGCCAGGAGCGCCGGACCGGCCCACCGCGTGCACTCCCGCGGAGAACCGGTGCCGTGCGTGCTCGGGACCGGCCGCGGCCGGCCGGACATGGTGCACCGCTCCGTCGGCGGCGCCCAGGACCACCCCGTCCCGCACCGGGACCAGTCCGCCCCGCACCGGTGCGCCGAGGTCCAGGCGCCACAGGGGCCGCCCGCTCCGGTACTCGACGCCGTACAGGACCCCGCCCGCCGTGGCGATCAGCACCATGTCCCCCATCAGCCAGGGGGGTACGCGCAACCAGTCGTGGCAGTGCCAGACCCAGCGCTCCCCGGTGGCCGGTCCGGGTACGGGCTCCGCCGCAGATGCCCGAGCCGACTCCGACGCGGGTACGGGCGCGGACACCGGTACCGGAACAGGGGCCGGTACGAACGCGGGCACGGTCGGCGCGAGGCCGTCGGCCGCCCGGTGCCCGGGGCTCCACTGTTCCCGGTCCGCTTCCCGGCCCCGGGCCCGCCGGGTTTCCCGCTCCCCCGTCTCCTCCCGCGCCAGTTGGTCGGCGCGCGGCCCGATAAGGGCACGTAGCTCGTCCACATGGCGCCCGAACACATGGAGCGCCGTGGGCGGGTAGGGGATGTGGTCCGCGTCCGTCGCGTGGGCCAGCCCGGCGCGTACGTCGTCCATCGAGGGGCGCTCGGTGTCGGTGAACCGGAGACACGCGGTGACGAGTTCACGCAGCGGACCGTCGCGCAGGCCGGTGATGTCCGGCGGCTCCGTCAGAGCGCGCAGCCGGATGTCGAACTGGTTGCGCCCGCTGTAGGGGGGATGCCCCGTCGCGGCGAAGAGCAGCGTCGCGGCGAAGGCGAAGACATCGGCGGGCCCCTGGGCGCGGCCTAGGCCGCTCGCCTGCTCGGGGGCGGCGTACTGGAAGCTGCCCATGGCGTCCGCGGTGACGGTCAGGCTGGGGTTGGCGACGAGGCGTACGAGGCTGAAGTCGATGATCCAGGGGCGGGCCGGGGTGACGAGTACGTTGCCCGGTTTCAGGTCCCGGTGGTAGAGCCCGGCACCGTGCAGGGCGGCCAGCGTGTCGGCCAGGCGGCGACCGAGGGCGAGCACCGTGGTCTGCGGCAGCGGGCCGGCGCCGTCGACCAGCCGTTGCAGCGAGGGGCCCGGAACGTACCGGGTGGCCAGCCAGGGGCGGCGGGCGGCCGGGTCGGCGTCCAGGAGTTCGGGAACGCCTTCGCCGCCGGCCCGGTCGACGGCCTCGACCTCGCTGTGGAACCGGGGTCTGAGCCGCTCGGACTCGGCGACATCGGTCCGGATGATTTTGACCGCGGCGAACCGCCCCCGGCCGCCCGGCTCCTCCTGCCCGAGGAACACCTCTCCGAATCCGCCCGCGCCGATGCGGGACAGCAGCCGGAACCGTCCCAGCCGCCGGGGGTCCTCGCTTCTCAGGATCTCCATCGAGGGCACCGGATCAGGCCTCCCCGTGCACGTCGGTCCGCCGGCCCGTCCGGTGGCGCGCCCCGTCGTCGCCAGGGAACGAGGTGGGCGCGGTGCGCCGGGCGAGCGCGCGTGGCAGACCGTCGGTGCCCAGTCCCTCCCGCGGCATCAGCACCTGCGCCCGCCCCACGGAGCAGGATGTCGCCGAGCGCCGGTGTGGCGCGGGTCAGCAGGACGCCCCGGTGCCGCCGGACCGTCGGACGGGCCATGTGTCGCGCCATGGGCCAGGCGACGGCCCGGGCCCTGTCGCCCACGCCGGGGGTAGCTCCGCCCGGACGCTTTTCCACGGCCCGCCACAGCGTGTCGCGTTCCGCGGCGGACACGATCACGGATTCCCCGTTCCGTTCCCGGAACCTGATGTACGCGGCGGTGACGGACCGTGCGACCAGGTCGTACGACGCCCTTGCGGCGAGATAAGGGAAGGGCCGCGAAGAATTCCTGAGCACTCAGCAATTCCGTGACGGCCGCGCGGAATTGCTCGCCGATTTCGCCTGCCGGAGTCAATTCCCCGACTTCGGGATCCTCCGGCATGGCACCGATACCCGTCCTCAGCAGGTCCAGCGCCCTTGGCGAAGTGGCGGACGCGTCGCCGGGTGCCGCCAGGGCCGCCGTCCGAATCTCGTGGAGCGGGTCGTCGTACAGCCGGGCCCACACCGCCCGCTCCCCACCCGACCAGGCCGCTTTGTGCCCGTCGGAGGTCCAGGCGGGTCCCATGCCGTCCGGCGCGTCGGTCTCGTCCGTCGGAGCCACACCGGGGCCGTCGCCCCGGGAGTACGTCTCCACCACGGTGTCCGGCGGTACTTTCCGGAAACCGTCCCCGGTCCTGTCGAGCACTTCCCGCTCAGGCTTCGACCGGACAGCCGTTCCGCGGACGAACAGAATCGTCTTCCTGCCTCTTCGCACACGCCCCCCGCCCCGATGCCGCGGCCATGAACACCACGGCGGCCGCCAACGGTAGCGCGACACGAGGAATCATCTCCGCGCATCCCCTGAATTCACCCCACCCGGAAGATGAGTCACCTTTTGGGAAAGACAACGGAACCCAATCGATCAGGAACGGGCAGAGCGAAAGAACGCCCCGGCGGGGTCCCCGGTCAGCGGTCTCCTCGACACCCGGGGCAGGCCGTGCCGCAGAGGCAGGCGGCCGGTTTCGCTCTCTTCTCAGGTCGTCACGTGACCGTACGCGTCTCCTGCTCGGGCACCGCCGAGGCTTCCATGATCACTTCGGAGCGCCGGCCGCCCCGGTCCATCAGGCCGCCCGTGAAGGCCAGGCCGAGGCCGGCCAGAGCAAGAGCCGCGCCGGCCAGGCTGGGCGCGGCCCAGCCCCAGCCGGCCGAGATGACCAGGCCGCCGATCCAGGCCCCGCCCGCGTTGGCCAGGTTGAACGCGGAGTGGTTGGAGGCCGCCGCCATCGTCGGGGCGTCCTTGGCCTTGGCCATGAGCAGCATCTGGACGGGCGTGGTGATGAGGGAGCCCATCGCGCCGATGACGGTGATCGTCACCAGGGCGGGCACGAGGCTGTGCACGGTGAAGTAGAACGTCACCAGTGCCGCGGCGAGCAGAGCCAGGCCCGCGTACAGCGTCGGCCGCAGGGCACGGTCCGTGAGCGGGCCGGCGATCAGCGTGCCGAGCGTCATGCCGACGCCGTAGAGCGCGAGGACCAGGGTGGTCGAGGAGTCGGACATGCCCGTCAGATTCGTCAGCATGGGCACCAGGTAGCTGTAGACGGCGAAGAACCCGCCGAACCCGACCACGGCGACGGCCATGCCGATCGCGACCTGCCTGTTGCCCATGGCCCGCAGCTCGGTCCGGATGCCGGACTGCCGGCCCCGTGGCTGGTGGGGGACGAAGCAGGCCAGCATGAGCAGGGCGACGAGTCCGATGGCGGTGACCGCCCAGTAGGCGGACCGCCAGCCCAGCTGCTGCCCGAGGGCCGTGCTGGCCGGGACTCCGACGATGTTGGCGACGGTGAGGCCGAGGAACACCTTCGAAACGGCACGGGCCGCGCGCCCCGGGGCGACCAGTCGTGAGGCGACGACGGCGCCCACGCCGAACAGCGCTCCGTGCGGCAGACCCGCCAGGAACCGCGCGGCGAAGAGCAGGCCGAAGTCGGGCGCGAGCGCGGACGCGGCGTTGCCGACCACGAACAGCCCTGACAGGAGCAGGAGCAGCCGCTTGTGGGGTATGCGCGCGCCGATGCCCGTCAGCAGGGGCGCACCGACGACGACACCGAGCGCGTAGGCGGAGACGAGGTGGCCGGCCTGCGGCACGGACACTCCGACCCCGTCGGCGATCTGGGGCAGCAGTCCCATCGTGGCGAACTCGGTCGTGCCGATGCCGAACGCGACGACAGCCAGGGCCAGCAGAGCCAGCGGCATGGTGCAAAGAACCTTTCGAAGACGACGGTCCGGGAGCTGGGGGACGGTTTCGGGCACGGCCACGAGTGGCGTTGCCGGCCTGGTGGACCGGACAGCGGCGGGCCGGTTGCGTCGAGCGTCGGCCGTGCGTCTCTGGACGGCCTGCTGGACCGGCTTCGCGGACGGTCGGCGTGACCGCGCGGAGCGGGAAGCGTGAGGGACACGACCGCACGAGCCTCGCTACGGGGTTCTGTTCCGGTGACCGGCGCAGTGTCTCCCGGCCGAGCCGCGCCGTGCCGGCACCGTCTCGTCGCGCGAGACGGCTGAAGCCGGAGAGGACGCGGCGGAGGACGTACGGAGTTCCATGGTTCGTGACTCTCGGAGAGTGCGGCGACCGCCCGAGACGGGGCGAACCTGCGGGGACGAGCTGAGGAGGCGCGGGCCTCGACGGTGAGGCGGGCCACCCAGGACCGTAACATCGATTCGATCTGTATATCGATTCGCTGACAAGTGGAAGTGGAAGAAGAACCGCGCGTGCGGTCCCGTCGGCCGAGCGCGATCCGTCAGTGGCCCCGGCGAGCGTTGAGCCGGGCTGCCTGGCGTGTCAGGTGGTCGCGTTCGGCGAGGTCGGGCGCCTTCCGGGCCGCCTCGGCGTACAGGCGTGCCGCCGCCGGGTCGCCGTCGCGTTCGCGGAGGTACGCCGCCACCGCGGTGTGGCGGGGCAGTGAGTCGTCCAGTGCCGCGAGCGCCGCCAGGCCCGCGCGCGGTCCGTCGGCCTCGCCGACGGCCACCGCGCGGTTGAGCCGGACGACCGGGCTGTCGGTCAGGCGCGTGAGTTCGTCGTACCACTCGACGATCTGTACCCAGTCGGTCTCCCCGGCCGTGGCCGCGTCGGCGTGGAGGGCCGCGATGGCGGCCTGGGCCTGGAACTCGCCCAGCCGGTCGCGGGCGAGGGCCGCCTGCAGGATCCCGACGCCCTCGGCGATCGACTCGGTGTCCCACTTGTCGCGGTCCTGCTCGGCGAGCGGCACCAGGCTGCCGTCGGGTGCGGTCCGCGCGGCGCGCCGGGCGTGGTGGAGCAGCATGAGGGCGAGCAGCCCCGCCACCTCGGGGTGGTCGATCGCGGCCGCGAGCTGCCGGGTGAGCCGGATGGCCTCGGCGGCGAGGTCGACGTCACCGGAGTAGCCCTCGTTGAAGACCAGGTAGAGGACGCGCAGCACGGTGGCGACGTCGCCGGGCTGGTCGAACCTTCCCCAAGCTCTCGACTTCTCCCCCGCTCTCGTCTTCGCTCGAGCGGGGGGACCCCCATGAGCAGGGGAGACCCCATTGCCGGCGACGGTGCGCTTGGCCCGGCTGATGCGCTGCGCCATGGTCGCCTCGGGCACCAGGTAGGCCCGGGCGATCTGGCGGGTGGTGAGCCCGCCGACGGCGCGCAGCGTGAGCGCGACCGCGGACGACGGCGTCAGCGACGGGTGGGCGCACAGGAAGTAGAGCTGGAGCGTGTCGTCCACCTCGGGCACGGGCCCGGGGGCAGGTTCCTCGTCAACGAGGTTCTCACGCCGGCGGCGTGCGGTGTCCGCCCGGGTCGCGTCGAGGAACCGGCGCCAGGCCACGGTGACCAGCCAGCCCTTCGGGTCGCACGGCGGGGCGGCCGGCCAGACGCGGACCGCCTCGACCAGCGCGTCCTGTACGGCGTCCTCGGCCGCCGCGAAGTCGGCTCCGCGGCGGACGAGAATCCCGATCACGCCCGGCGTGAGGCTCCGGAGCAGGACCTCGTTCGCCTCGGACGTCATTCCGCCGTCCTTCCCGTCGTGATGTCCGTCGTGCTGTTCGCCGTCATTCCGTGATGGTGGGCGGAGCGGTCAGGAACGGGCGTACCTCGAGCCACTCATGGATCGGCTTCCCGCCCGCCCCGGGGGCGGCCGACAGTTCCCCGGCCAGCTCGACGGCGCGCTCATGACTGTCGACGTCGATCACCATCCAGCCGGCGATGAGATCCTTGGTCTCGGCGAACGGGCCGTCGGTGACCGGCGGCCGGCCCTCGCCGTCGTACCGGACGAACGTCCCCTCGGGGGCGAGCGCCTGGCTGTCGACGAACTCACCGGTTCCTTCGAGCCTGGCGGCGAAGTCGTTCATGTACTGCACGTGGGCCGAGATCTCCTCCGGCGTCCACCGGTCCATGGGCACGTCGTTGACCGCGGCAGGGGCGCCACGGTAGTGCTTCAGCAGCAGGTACTTGGCCATCGTGCTTCTCCTCGGTGCCGACGCGACCCCTTCCGGTCGCGTTCACTGCGGGGACGGAGCCGGCCACGGGTTCTCGACATCCGCGCCCGAATCTTTTTGGCTCTCATCTGATACGCAACGCCCACCGGTGGCCATCGTCCCGGGCCGGCACAGCTTCCGCGCGCCGAAGGGGCATCACGGCTCGGCGGTGCCCGTCGACACGGATGCGTGGTGAAGACCTGCCGGTCACCTGCGGTGGACGACTCCCCCAGTAGGCCACGCGGTACCGCGTGGTACGCCACCGCGCGGTCGTGCGCGTCGAGGGGCGGGCCGGGCGACGCACGCCCCTGCCCGGGCGGCCGGTACGCAGGTCAGCAGACGGACGACCTGCGGCGGGCCGCGAGGTTTTCCCTCTCCTCGGCCGCCGCGAAGACGACGTACCGGCCGTCATGGCTCAGAGGCGGCCCGTCGACCTGCCGCTCATCGCCGGTCGAGGGCTCGTCGAACCACTCGCCGGTGCCCCGCCCGAGGTCACACAGCCGGATGGGAGAGCGTTCTCCCGTGCCGGCCGTCGGCCGGGCCCTGAGGGCCACGTCCCTTCCGTTTCCGCTGATGATCGGCGCGTTCGCGTTGCTGAATCGGATATCAGGTGCCGTCACGGACCAGTTCGGCAAGCCCCTCGCGCACGTCGTACACAGTCGTACGCACAAGCCCGGGACCTGTCCGGCACCGGGTACGACGGCTCATCCGGCCAGACCGACGAGCACCGCGAACGATCACTCACCATGCTGGAGATGTCCGTCTCCGGCCCGCCCTTCGCGAGGCTACGACGAGCCATCCGACCAGCGCGCCGACCGCGTACCAGAACAGGTCCGGTGCGTTGAAGGTGGAACCGAGGATCAAACGGGCAGCGGTGCTGTGCCGGGAGAGCTCTGCCGGCAACTCGCTGAGCTGCAAGAACTCGACTCCCCAACTGATGGCCAGCGCGAGTGCGCCGGCTTTCCATGCCGTCACCCGCGGCGCCACCAGGACGACGAGGGCGACGATCAGGAGGGTGTACAGGGCGTCCCCGCCATACTTGGCCACCTCTCCTGTCGCCACGGCCCTGAGTCCCAGCCCCGCGCCAACGGTCGCCAGCGCGGCCCCAGCCGCCGAAAGACGTATCCGGTTCGTCCCGCTGTGGGTACCCGCACCGGTTCTGGAAGGAGAGGCCATACGGTCATTCTGCTGGACGCCCGGCTCTCGCCCCGACAGGCACCCGCCCCGCCGGGCCGCGGACTCTCGGCCGCACAGAGCCACCTCACCAGTTTTTCGACCACTGCCGCCGTCGCCCGTGTCCAAGGCCCTCGAAATGTCGACATCCCGGGCCAGGCGGTGCACCCAGCCATGCTCGCGGAACCAGCGCAACACCAGCACGGCCCGGTGTCCGTTCTCTCCGCGGACGGACAGATCAACCCGCCGGAGACACTGGTACTGCCACCTCCACCCTGGGGAGTGCAACGGCGGCTTCCTTTCCGGCATTCGCGCCCGGCCCGGCCACCAGGAGCATGTCCGGGCCGCCTTCGACGGAGCCGTCCGGCAAACCGGTGGCCAACGGCTGCACATGCGAGTGAGGGCGTCACGGGGTCCAGCGGTACCGTGCCCGTCGCATGTCCACGCGCTTACCACGCATAGGCGTTGCCTCGCCGCTGAGCAGTTCCGGTGCCCGCCCGTCATGGCAGGTGGAGGGTGTTCCGTCCGCGTGAACGACACGCCACCACGGCACATGCTCATCGAGCAGGCCCATGGCGCGTCCCACCTGCCGCGGGCCGACACCGATCCTTCTACCGATGTCTCCGTAGGAGGCGACAGAGCCGGCCGGGACGGCAAGGACCGCTTCCCGGACGTCGTCGATGAAAGCCATGGACGCCTCAGGCGGTCGGTGGGTAGGTCAGGCGTCCGTTGCGGACCCGCGCATGCTCGTTCAGAACGGCAGGTCGCGACGTCGTGCCCGACATGATGTGCACCACCTCCGCGCCGGCGACGATCAGCGCGTCGGAGACCAGCCTGCGGTGGCACCGCCACGGCACGGCCTCGCTGCACATGATGGCCGGCCGCTCGTCCTCAGCCAGCTCGAGCAATTCGTTCAAGCCTTCTCTGAATTCATCACCGTCCATGTGGTCGGCGTAATCACGGAAAGCTTTCACACGCCATGCGCCGTTCTCGCTCGGAACACCCTTGGGTGTGTGCCGCCGACCGCCCAGCTCGGCGATCCAGCGGTATCCGATGCCGGACGGCAGGGCGTCGATGATCGCCGCCTGGTTCCACTGCGGGTACTTCCTCGACGACGGGTACGAGCGAACATCGACCAAGCAGGTGATGTCATTGTTGCGCAGCATTTTCAGCACTGTGTCGAAGTCGTGTGTCGAGTGCCCGACCGTATGGATGCGGTGCGTCATCTCGCAGCCTCACTCAGGTCGCGCGATCCTCCGATCGGCTCGCCGAATCGGCCGCGCATGCCGTTGTCCGGCGTGCGCCGCGAAGGATCGTGTGGCATTTTCTGTCGAACTGCTTCGTCATTCCGGTTCCCTCCGCCTCGGTCTTCCACCCGATACCGATATCGGCAGCGAAGTCGACATCAGGTAGTAACGAGTACCACCGGTGCTCCACCCGATGCCATCCGAAAGGGCTCGTTGTCGATCCGGACGCGGTCGCGTTCGAGCCCTGGACCTTGAGCCCTCTCCAGCCTGACAGCGGTGACAGAGATGGCGTCGCCGGCCGGGAATCAGCCGATGCCCGTTCTTCCCCCGACCGCAGATGCGGCGGCTCCCTTCGGGCCCACCTTCCGCCCAGACACGCCGGACGACAGTCCCGGGTCGGTGGTCTAGACGACGCCGCCAGGTGGACGCGCCGGTCGAGGCGAACAGGCCATAGGGTGCAGCATGGTGAGGCCGAGGCCGTCCGTGGCCGTGCTCGCCGTGGTCATCGCGGTTCACCTCCCGGGCTGACGACGGTGCGCAGCCGTGCCGCTGCGGCAAGGTCCGGGCAGCCGGCCAATGCGAGGGCCGACTCCAGTTCCTCGCCGAGCAGTTGGAGGACCCTGAGCACGCCCCGGTGTCCGCCGGCCGCCAGGCCCCAGAGCACGGGGCGGCCCAGCAGCACGCCGTCCGCGCCGAGGGCGAGGGCCTTCAGGACGTCCGTACCGCTGCGGACACCGCTGTCGAAGAGCACCTCGCACCGCCCAGCGACAGCCTCGGCCACGGTGGGCAGGGCGTCGAGTGCGGGCAGGGCGCCGTCGAGCTGGCGGCCGCCGTGGTTGGAGACCACCAGCGCGTCCGCACCGCGGGCCGCGGCGCGTTCGGCGTCGGCCGGGTCCAGCACGCCCTTGAGGACCAGCGGCAGCCGGGTGTGTTCGCGCAGCCAGTCCAGGTCGGCCCAGCTGAGGGACGGGTCGACGACGTTGGCGGTCTGCGCGGCGACCGCGCTCACGCCGCTGCTCGCGGTGCGCGGCACACCGTCGGGGCGGGGACCGAAGTGCACGGGCGACACCCCGTCGGGCAGGGCGAAGGCGCCGCGCATGTCGGCCGCCCGGCGTCCCATCCTCGGTGTGTCGACGGTC
Coding sequences within it:
- a CDS encoding DUF488 domain-containing protein → MTHRIHTVGHSTHDFDTVLKMLRNNDITCLVDVRSYPSSRKYPQWNQAAIIDALPSGIGYRWIAELGGRRHTPKGVPSENGAWRVKAFRDYADHMDGDEFREGLNELLELAEDERPAIMCSEAVPWRCHRRLVSDALIVAGAEVVHIMSGTTSRPAVLNEHARVRNGRLTYPPTA
- a CDS encoding MFS transporter, whose amino-acid sequence is MPLALLALAVVAFGIGTTEFATMGLLPQIADGVGVSVPQAGHLVSAYALGVVVGAPLLTGIGARIPHKRLLLLLSGLFVVGNAASALAPDFGLLFAARFLAGLPHGALFGVGAVVASRLVAPGRAARAVSKVFLGLTVANIVGVPASTALGQQLGWRSAYWAVTAIGLVALLMLACFVPHQPRGRQSGIRTELRAMGNRQVAIGMAVAVVGFGGFFAVYSYLVPMLTNLTGMSDSSTTLVLALYGVGMTLGTLIAGPLTDRALRPTLYAGLALLAAALVTFYFTVHSLVPALVTITVIGAMGSLITTPVQMLLMAKAKDAPTMAAASNHSAFNLANAGGAWIGGLVISAGWGWAAPSLAGAALALAGLGLAFTGGLMDRGGRRSEVIMEASAVPEQETRTVT
- a CDS encoding serine/threonine-protein kinase encodes the protein MEILRSEDPRRLGRFRLLSRIGAGGFGEVFLGQEEPGGRGRFAAVKIIRTDVAESERLRPRFHSEVEAVDRAGGEGVPELLDADPAARRPWLATRYVPGPSLQRLVDGAGPLPQTTVLALGRRLADTLAALHGAGLYHRDLKPGNVLVTPARPWIIDFSLVRLVANPSLTVTADAMGSFQYAAPEQASGLGRAQGPADVFAFAATLLFAATGHPPYSGRNQFDIRLRALTEPPDITGLRDGPLRELVTACLRFTDTERPSMDDVRAGLAHATDADHIPYPPTALHVFGRHVDELRALIGPRADQLAREETGERETRRARGREADREQWSPGHRAADGLAPTVPAFVPAPVPVPVSAPVPASESARASAAEPVPGPATGERWVWHCHDWLRVPPWLMGDMVLIATAGGVLYGVEYRSGRPLWRLDLGAPVRGGLVPVRDGVVLGAADGAVHHVRPAAAGPEHARHRFSAGVHAVGRSGAPGDDPDRLFVAEGRSVRVLDLRSGDRGWAVEDAGVVTGRAVVAVGTVVYRTDRGQVVCRRMDDGSRLWDVHPRAAGPAGVTALEDAVVVPGADGTVTALCRATGETVWAAPAGGTVHLAAVGCDGAVVVATTEGSVTALGAEDGHPLWTAPATGGAAPRALDVLVDGSAVCVADQRGIRLLAVDDGRLLRRWELPSVSGLRPAEDGLIAVGLDGTVRRLAFGGGHRSTTD
- a CDS encoding ribosomal maturation YjgA family protein, producing MASPSRTGAGTHSGTNRIRLSAAGAALATVGAGLGLRAVATGEVAKYGGDALYTLLIVALVVLVAPRVTAWKAGALALAISWGVEFLQLSELPAELSRHSTAARLILGSTFNAPDLFWYAVGALVGWLVVASRRAGRRRTSPAW
- a CDS encoding alpha-hydroxy acid oxidase; its protein translation is MTDPALAGLLTPADAEALAAAVLPAAVERFVGGAAGAELTLRANRAAFDRLHLVPRVLADVSSVGTTRTLLGTESALPAAVAPMAYQRAVHPDGELAAARAARDAGVPFTACTFSSTAVEDIAATGATTWFQLYWLRDRGHTEELLKRAEAAGCRALMLTVDTPRMGRRAADMRGAFALPDGVSPVHFGPRPDGVPRTASSGVSAVAAQTANVVDPSLSWADLDWLREHTRLPLVLKGVLDPADAERAAARGADALVVSNHGGRQLDGALPALDALPTVAEAVAGRCEVLFDSGVRSGTDVLKALALGADGVLLGRPVLWGLAAGGHRGVLRVLQLLGEELESALALAGCPDLAAAARLRTVVSPGGEPR
- a CDS encoding RNA polymerase sigma factor, whose product is MTSEANEVLLRSLTPGVIGILVRRGADFAAAEDAVQDALVEAVRVWPAAPPCDPKGWLVTVAWRRFLDATRADTARRRRENLVDEEPAPGPVPEVDDTLQLYFLCAHPSLTPSSAVALTLRAVGGLTTRQIARAYLVPEATMAQRISRAKRTVAGNGVSPAHGGPPARAKTRAGEKSRAWGRFDQPGDVATVLRVLYLVFNEGYSGDVDLAAEAIRLTRQLAAAIDHPEVAGLLALMLLHHARRAARTAPDGSLVPLAEQDRDKWDTESIAEGVGILQAALARDRLGEFQAQAAIAALHADAATAGETDWVQIVEWYDELTRLTDSPVVRLNRAVAVGEADGPRAGLAALAALDDSLPRHTAVAAYLRERDGDPAAARLYAEAARKAPDLAERDHLTRQAARLNARRGH
- a CDS encoding YciI family protein — its product is MAKYLLLKHYRGAPAAVNDVPMDRWTPEEISAHVQYMNDFAARLEGTGEFVDSQALAPEGTFVRYDGEGRPPVTDGPFAETKDLIAGWMVIDVDSHERAVELAGELSAAPGAGGKPIHEWLEVRPFLTAPPTITE
- a CDS encoding MGMT family protein; protein product: MAFIDDVREAVLAVPAGSVASYGDIGRRIGVGPRQVGRAMGLLDEHVPWWRVVHADGTPSTCHDGRAPELLSGEATPMRGKRVDMRRARYRWTP